Proteins from one Limanda limanda chromosome 9, fLimLim1.1, whole genome shotgun sequence genomic window:
- the LOC133011149 gene encoding leucine-rich repeat-containing protein 52-like, protein MRLLPEPSAQSLRLLFLFIFVMGVAPSPVLTAGCPDRCVCDDQLVVQCAGQELTRFPSDLPLATRQLIISNNRIGELPALQLNYLSDLVYLDCSNNSLTEISESTFGNLRKLAYLDLSFNTLLQIEDRTFGPLASLVMLRLTDNPSLSEVHSDAFSENMALQVLDVSRNNLTALNISSLIALPALRSLGLSGNPWRCDCDTEDLCLWVQIEGFKFQDEGQTVCHSPPELAGQRLAEVGMQLRADCHQGLGYWDYLFFIAIGFVIFSAGTVSAWVMGVLMVLYERYSKRKSEEQDSDDEDDRGMSGGGCGGSGGCGNQGNGDLIKPGMQV, encoded by the exons ATGCGTCTCCTGCCCGAGCCCAGCGCCCAGTCCCtccggctcctcttcctcttcatcttcgtGATGGGGGTGGCCCCCTCGCCGGTCCTCACAGCCGGCTGCCCGGACAGGTGCGTGTGCGACGACCAGCTGGTGGTCCAGTGCGCCGGGCAGGAGCTCACCCGGTTCCCCAGCGACCTGCCCCTGGCCACCCGGCAGCTCATCATCTCCAACAACCGCATCGGGGAGCTTCCGGCGCTGCAGCTCAACTACCTGTCCGACCTGGTCTACCTGGACTGCAGCAACAACTCCCTGACCGAGATCTCCGAGTCCACCTTCGGGAACTTGCGCAAACTCGCCTACCTGGACCTGTCTTTTAACACGCTGCTGCAGATCGAGGACCGGACTTTCGGGCCCCTGGCGTCCCTGGTGATGCTCCGGCTGACGGATAACCCGAGTCTGAGCGAGGTGCACTCGGACGCCTTCTCGGAGAACATGGCTCTGCAGGTGCTGGACGTGAGCCGGAACAACCTGACGGCTCTGAACATCAGCAGCCTGATCGCCCTGCCCGCGCTGCGCTCACTGGGCCTCAGCGGGAACCCCTGGAGGTGCGACTGTGACACGGAGGACCTGTGCCTGTGGGTGCAGATCGAGGGCTTCAAGTTCCAAG aCGAAGGCCAGACAGTTTGCCACAGTCCCCCAGAGCTGGCGGGCCAGCGGTTGGCGGAGGTCGGCATGCAGCTGCGGGCAGACTGCCACCAGGGCCTGGGCTACTGGGACTACCTCTTCTTCATCGCCATCGGCTTTGTCATCTTCTCAGCTGGCACGGTGTCGGCCTGGGTGATGGGGGTCCTCATGGTGCTTTACGAGCGCTACAGCAAGCGGAAGAGCGAGGAGCAGGACAGCGACGATGAGGACGATAGAGGGATGAGCGGgggaggatgtggaggaagtggaggatgtGGGAACCAGGGGAATGGGGACCTGATCAAGCCTGGCATGCAGGTGTGA